A single window of Archangium gephyra DNA harbors:
- a CDS encoding sensor histidine kinase: MSSSWVPGPELAWQLHAECPDACILFLAVRDEAGALLDFQWTALNPAAEALVKGLCLGPSLSTWGGVLRGLPERSALGGVLATGTPLSFEVHGRLDGVARCYRARALRRGDGFSLWLSDITEVSEQRHALREELEKERAARAREEHLRLALETARMVTWEWSEARLTLHWSPNAEAFFGHPPGGLGDTMETFLERVLPGERTRVAEAFLQGLCAEGPYTFQFRAPWPDGTLRCYEVVGQSFRDEGRPTRMLGVVMDCTEREQSQAALREAEERFRLVSWATNDVVWDWNPAGEHIHWGESCRAVLGYASEEMGGISWWEQQLHPDDRDLVLRSLEHVLSSGGESWMAEYRFRRKDGTYVHVLDRGLVTRDAQGHTLRMIGSMMDITERKRAVERMQEEAQFRERFIGILGHDLRNPLNAIMLSARQLRRRGAISPMQQQLAQRIETSAARMGNMISDILDLTRARLSGGIPLHLSPTSLPAVCRQVVEELTVAHPGRDILVQAEGGGEGIWDPERLAQVVSNLVGNALEHGEREGPVFVRCRDDADRQLLEISNPGTPIPGHLLATLFDPFRQGGVTRSGRGSGLGLGLFIVRELVEAHGGQVTVRSTEEEGTTFTVVLPRDARVAAQGGGGVLPEEAHTG; this comes from the coding sequence ATGTCTTCATCCTGGGTGCCAGGGCCCGAGCTCGCCTGGCAGTTACATGCCGAGTGCCCGGATGCGTGCATCCTCTTCCTGGCCGTGCGGGACGAAGCCGGTGCGCTGCTCGACTTCCAGTGGACGGCGCTCAATCCGGCCGCCGAGGCGCTGGTGAAAGGCCTGTGCCTGGGCCCCTCCCTGTCCACCTGGGGCGGTGTGCTGCGCGGCCTGCCGGAGCGGAGCGCCCTGGGCGGGGTGCTGGCCACGGGCACCCCGCTGTCCTTCGAGGTGCACGGCCGCCTGGACGGGGTGGCGCGCTGCTACCGGGCCCGGGCGCTGCGGCGCGGGGATGGGTTCTCACTGTGGCTCTCCGACATCACCGAGGTCTCCGAGCAGCGGCACGCGCTGCGCGAGGAGCTGGAGAAGGAGCGGGCCGCGCGGGCCCGGGAGGAGCACCTGCGGCTGGCGCTGGAGACGGCGCGGATGGTGACGTGGGAGTGGTCGGAGGCCCGGCTCACCCTCCACTGGTCCCCCAACGCGGAGGCCTTCTTCGGCCATCCGCCCGGAGGGCTGGGCGACACCATGGAGACCTTCCTGGAGCGGGTGCTTCCCGGCGAGCGCACGCGCGTGGCCGAGGCCTTCCTTCAGGGGCTGTGCGCGGAGGGCCCCTACACCTTCCAGTTCCGCGCCCCCTGGCCGGACGGCACCCTGCGTTGCTACGAGGTGGTGGGGCAGTCCTTCCGGGACGAGGGCCGGCCCACGCGGATGCTCGGCGTGGTGATGGACTGCACCGAGCGCGAGCAGTCGCAGGCCGCGCTGCGCGAGGCCGAGGAGCGCTTCCGGCTGGTCTCCTGGGCCACCAATGACGTGGTCTGGGACTGGAACCCCGCCGGCGAGCACATCCACTGGGGGGAGTCCTGCCGCGCGGTGCTCGGCTACGCGTCCGAGGAGATGGGCGGCATCTCGTGGTGGGAGCAGCAGCTCCACCCCGATGACCGGGACCTGGTGCTGCGCAGCCTCGAGCACGTGCTGAGCTCGGGCGGGGAGTCGTGGATGGCCGAGTACCGCTTCCGCCGCAAGGACGGCACGTACGTGCACGTGCTGGACCGGGGGCTGGTGACCCGGGACGCCCAGGGGCACACGCTGCGGATGATCGGCTCGATGATGGACATCACCGAGCGCAAGCGCGCGGTGGAGCGGATGCAGGAGGAGGCGCAGTTCCGCGAGCGCTTCATCGGGATTCTCGGGCACGACCTGCGCAACCCGCTCAACGCCATCATGCTGTCGGCGCGGCAGCTGCGGCGGCGCGGCGCCATCTCCCCCATGCAGCAGCAACTGGCGCAGCGGATTGAAACGAGCGCGGCGCGCATGGGGAACATGATCTCCGACATCCTCGATCTGACGCGGGCGCGGCTGTCCGGGGGCATCCCGCTGCACCTGTCACCCACGAGCCTGCCCGCGGTGTGCCGGCAGGTGGTGGAGGAGCTGACGGTGGCGCACCCGGGGCGTGACATCCTCGTCCAGGCCGAGGGCGGGGGCGAGGGCATCTGGGATCCAGAGCGGCTGGCCCAGGTGGTGAGCAACCTGGTGGGCAACGCGCTGGAGCACGGCGAGCGCGAGGGGCCCGTCTTCGTGCGCTGCCGCGACGACGCCGACCGGCAGCTGCTGGAGATCTCCAACCCGGGCACGCCCATTCCGGGCCACCTGCTGGCCACGCTCTTCGACCCCTTCCGTCAGGGGGGCGTGACGCGGAGCGGGCGGGGCAGCGGGCTGGGGCTGGGGCTCTTCATCGTCCGCGAGCTTGTCGAGGCCCACGGCGGCCAGGTGACGGTGCGCTCCACGGAGGAGGAGGGGACGACGTTCACGGTGGTGCTGCCCCGGGACGCGCGGGTGGCGGCCCAGGGCGGCGGCGGCGTCCTCCCGGAGGAGGCGCACACCGGTTGA
- a CDS encoding Rpn family recombination-promoting nuclease/putative transposase, producing MPGPHDLFVRYTFGQPERAAAELRAALPPRVVSQVDWSTLRRESGSVVDPELRETQSDLLFSARLSHGHPLLFYVLMEHQSSVDPWMALRMLRYVVRQLEHWRKANPDSEKLPVVVPLVMYHGPEGTWSAPRRVEELFALPDEAGEQEDWRALMPRFEYLLDDLTAERAEALMARPGPPLARLAWLVLRYGRTGELADRLPEWTTLLAQVHAAPDGTENLRVAIRYLIWIGDKRSRQATEQVLHSVMDARQAEELMRSYGEQLVERGLKRGRAQDVVRILAARGIHLDEQSRQRILACRDLELLDRWFDRALNATRLGDVLDQ from the coding sequence ATGCCCGGACCTCATGACCTCTTCGTTCGTTACACCTTCGGTCAGCCCGAGCGGGCCGCGGCCGAGCTACGCGCCGCGCTGCCGCCTCGAGTCGTCTCCCAGGTGGACTGGTCCACGCTGCGGCGGGAGTCCGGCTCCGTGGTGGACCCGGAACTGCGGGAGACCCAGAGCGATCTGCTCTTCTCGGCCCGACTGAGCCATGGGCACCCGCTGTTGTTCTACGTGCTGATGGAGCACCAGTCCTCCGTGGATCCGTGGATGGCGCTGCGCATGCTGCGCTACGTGGTGCGCCAGCTCGAGCACTGGCGCAAGGCGAACCCGGACAGTGAGAAGCTGCCCGTGGTGGTGCCACTCGTCATGTACCACGGGCCGGAGGGCACCTGGTCCGCGCCCCGGCGGGTGGAGGAGCTCTTCGCTCTCCCAGACGAGGCGGGCGAGCAGGAGGATTGGCGCGCGCTCATGCCGCGCTTCGAGTACCTGCTGGATGACCTGACGGCCGAGCGGGCCGAGGCGTTGATGGCACGTCCCGGCCCGCCGCTGGCCCGGCTGGCGTGGCTCGTGCTGCGCTACGGGCGCACTGGGGAGTTGGCAGACCGTCTCCCAGAGTGGACGACCTTGTTGGCGCAAGTGCATGCCGCCCCCGATGGCACCGAGAATCTCCGGGTGGCCATCCGTTACCTCATCTGGATCGGGGACAAGCGCAGCCGCCAGGCCACGGAGCAGGTGTTACATTCCGTGATGGATGCGCGGCAAGCGGAGGAGCTGATGCGAAGCTATGGCGAGCAACTCGTTGAGCGGGGACTGAAGAGGGGGCGCGCCCAGGACGTGGTACGGATTCTCGCCGCGCGGGGCATCCATCTCGACGAGCAGTCCCGGCAGCGCATCCTGGCGTGCAGGGACCTGGAACTCCTCGACCGGTGGTTCGATCGTGCCTTGAACGCCACCCGTCTCGGTGACGTGCTGGATCAGTAG
- a CDS encoding TonB family protein, whose protein sequence is MANEQRRLNAVWKARAALVLVLLAGLLPLVPARAQAPTTPPGLPSLPDAPLATPDAGLVPTELDVRRGEDGFALQGTDGGTQPGFEAPTLVADAPARYPEALVAEPVAGTVRLELLVDEEGAVAEVRLLQGLHPLLDEAALHAAPGLRFAPAKVDGAPVPVRLHFEYRFEAPQPVAEAGTPQAPVTLRGLIRAKGNRKPLVGAVLVSNAAPDLPVETGPDGRFEARLPPGRQTVRINASGHKPGFFLEEVRQGETLEVVYGLEPLVVNPYETVVRGDRERTEVSRVTLQDAELREIPGTMGDPFRVMMLMPGVGSMLSGISYPVVRGSQPAATGYFLDGIRVPILFHLFLGPAVIHPDFIDSIDFFPGNPSTQYGRLTGGAVEGRLTRPRDDRLHGSAYADLINAGLFLEYPFQSTGTNVSVAGRISYTPWLIAVAANALQPPGANDSKLVLDFYDYQARVEQEVGPGRLRLFAFGSSDTFGTQATSDDGTTALQSVLFHRVDLRYRHPVGGGELEGGVTLGLDRFAIGSESASSGGTTIDIDQRNLTARLGYQRRFGEAFSLRSGLDVDHKRAIVSLLQRTVPPTGGPTQELSLELPLAIATFSGLWAELQWEEKDSPWTVVPGLRVDNYHLAGGINHVAVEPRLTARRRFGEQLTLKGGVGLYHQAPTTLISLPVVDIAALDQGLQQALQVSAGVEYKNLWGFDVSLDGYVNPMLRTVELTPFGNEEAPIETPDVPDGIGDPRDPVPRPGPGGRRVVGGMGQAQIPVPDIEVPDVSSRGLSYGLELLIRRPLGGNWFGWLSYSLQRSTRRVRFTRFNDQDVPVGQDEADLPYVFDQTHVANLVLSYKFANNFTVGGVLHFNTGRPESGNLTSRTMTQGTDVLGQPRWVRVDRDKVDRLPPFFRFDVRLSKAWAYDTFTLEAYLDMLNVTISQEVVAFDYAGGVGFPLEKRPTGVPIVLPILGLKGRY, encoded by the coding sequence ATGGCGAACGAGCAGCGGCGTCTGAACGCGGTGTGGAAGGCCCGTGCGGCCCTGGTCCTGGTGCTGCTGGCGGGCCTGCTTCCCCTCGTGCCGGCCCGGGCGCAGGCGCCCACCACGCCGCCCGGCCTGCCGAGCCTCCCGGACGCGCCCCTGGCCACTCCCGACGCGGGCCTGGTGCCCACCGAGCTGGACGTGCGGCGCGGCGAGGACGGCTTCGCGTTGCAGGGGACGGACGGGGGCACGCAGCCGGGCTTCGAGGCGCCCACGCTGGTGGCGGACGCGCCCGCGCGCTACCCCGAGGCCCTCGTCGCCGAGCCGGTGGCGGGCACGGTGCGGCTGGAGCTGCTGGTGGACGAGGAGGGCGCGGTGGCCGAGGTCCGGCTCCTCCAGGGCCTGCACCCGCTGCTGGACGAGGCCGCCCTGCACGCCGCGCCCGGACTGCGCTTCGCTCCCGCGAAGGTGGACGGGGCGCCGGTGCCGGTGCGTCTGCACTTCGAGTACCGCTTCGAGGCTCCCCAGCCGGTGGCCGAGGCCGGTACGCCCCAGGCCCCCGTCACGCTGCGGGGGTTGATTCGGGCCAAGGGCAACCGCAAGCCGCTGGTGGGCGCCGTGCTCGTGTCGAATGCCGCGCCGGACCTGCCCGTGGAGACGGGGCCGGACGGACGCTTCGAGGCGCGTCTGCCCCCGGGCAGGCAGACGGTGCGCATCAACGCCTCCGGCCACAAACCCGGCTTCTTCCTCGAGGAGGTGCGCCAGGGCGAGACGCTCGAGGTGGTGTACGGCCTGGAGCCGTTGGTGGTGAACCCCTACGAGACGGTGGTGCGCGGAGACCGCGAGCGCACCGAGGTGTCCCGCGTCACGCTGCAGGACGCCGAGCTGCGGGAGATTCCGGGCACCATGGGAGACCCCTTCCGGGTGATGATGCTGATGCCTGGCGTGGGCAGCATGCTCTCGGGCATCTCGTACCCGGTGGTGCGCGGCAGCCAGCCGGCCGCCACGGGCTACTTCCTCGACGGCATCCGCGTCCCCATCCTCTTCCACCTCTTCCTCGGGCCGGCCGTCATCCACCCGGACTTCATCGACTCCATCGACTTCTTCCCGGGCAACCCGTCCACCCAGTACGGACGGCTCACCGGCGGCGCGGTGGAGGGGCGGCTGACGCGGCCTCGCGATGACCGGCTCCACGGCAGCGCCTACGCGGACCTCATCAACGCGGGCCTCTTCCTCGAGTACCCCTTCCAGTCCACCGGCACCAACGTCTCGGTGGCCGGGCGCATCTCGTACACGCCGTGGCTGATTGCCGTGGCGGCCAACGCGCTGCAGCCGCCCGGCGCCAACGACTCGAAGCTGGTGCTGGACTTCTACGACTACCAGGCGCGCGTCGAGCAGGAGGTGGGGCCGGGCCGGTTGCGCCTCTTCGCCTTCGGCTCCTCGGACACCTTCGGCACCCAGGCGACGAGCGACGACGGCACCACCGCGCTGCAGTCCGTGCTCTTCCACCGGGTGGACCTGCGCTACCGCCACCCGGTGGGCGGCGGCGAGCTGGAGGGCGGTGTCACCCTGGGGTTGGACCGCTTCGCCATCGGCAGTGAGAGCGCCTCCTCCGGCGGCACCACCATCGACATCGACCAGCGCAACCTCACCGCGCGCCTGGGCTACCAGCGCAGGTTCGGCGAGGCCTTCTCGCTGCGCAGCGGCCTGGATGTGGACCACAAGCGCGCGATCGTCTCCCTCCTGCAGCGCACCGTTCCTCCCACGGGCGGTCCGACGCAGGAGCTGAGCCTGGAGCTGCCGTTGGCCATCGCGACCTTCAGCGGCCTGTGGGCGGAGCTGCAGTGGGAGGAGAAGGACTCGCCGTGGACGGTGGTGCCCGGCCTGCGCGTGGACAACTACCACCTGGCCGGCGGCATCAACCATGTCGCGGTGGAGCCGCGCCTCACCGCGCGCCGGAGGTTCGGTGAGCAGCTCACGCTCAAGGGCGGCGTGGGCCTGTATCACCAGGCGCCCACCACGCTCATCAGCCTGCCCGTCGTGGACATCGCGGCGTTGGACCAGGGGCTGCAGCAGGCGCTGCAGGTGTCGGCGGGCGTGGAGTACAAGAACCTGTGGGGCTTCGACGTGAGCCTGGACGGGTACGTCAACCCGATGCTGCGCACGGTGGAGCTGACGCCCTTCGGCAACGAGGAGGCGCCCATCGAGACGCCGGACGTGCCGGATGGGATTGGAGATCCGAGGGACCCCGTGCCCAGGCCCGGGCCCGGTGGCCGGCGCGTGGTGGGGGGCATGGGGCAGGCGCAGATTCCCGTGCCCGACATCGAGGTGCCGGACGTGAGCAGCCGGGGCCTGTCGTACGGGTTGGAGTTGCTCATCCGCCGGCCGCTGGGAGGCAATTGGTTCGGCTGGCTGTCCTACTCGCTGCAGCGCAGCACGCGGCGCGTGCGCTTCACCCGCTTCAACGACCAGGACGTGCCGGTGGGCCAGGACGAGGCGGACCTGCCCTACGTCTTCGACCAGACGCACGTGGCCAACCTGGTGCTCAGCTACAAGTTCGCCAACAACTTCACGGTGGGCGGGGTGCTGCACTTCAACACCGGCCGTCCCGAGTCCGGCAATCTCACCAGCCGCACGATGACGCAGGGAACGGACGTCCTCGGCCAGCCACGCTGGGTCCGGGTGGACAGGGACAAGGTGGACCGGCTGCCGCCCTTCTTCCGTTTCGATGTGCGCCTGTCCAAGGCGTGGGCCTACGACACCTTCACGCTCGAGGCCTACCTGGACATGCTCAACGTCACCATCAGCCAGGAGGTGGTGGCCTTCGACTACGCGGGGGGCGTTGGCTTTCCCCTGGAGAAGCGCCCGACGGGCGTGCCCATCGTGCTGCCCATCCTCGGCCTCAAGGGCCGCTACTGA
- a CDS encoding helix-turn-helix domain-containing protein has protein sequence MGQPSTGKLAANVGEIAREARVRSGLTQADVAERVGLATEVYGRLERGRMLPSVPSLRRLCIALRTPSDTFLGLNTGEVATWVAESSPPEYEEVPELRRLMRTLRKLDASQLKLIGLVAAALQKR, from the coding sequence ATGGGACAACCGTCGACGGGCAAGCTGGCAGCGAACGTGGGTGAGATCGCGCGCGAGGCGCGGGTACGCTCGGGGCTGACGCAGGCCGATGTGGCGGAGCGGGTGGGGCTGGCGACGGAGGTGTACGGGCGCTTGGAGCGAGGGCGGATGTTGCCCAGCGTGCCCTCGCTGCGGCGGTTGTGCATCGCGCTGCGGACGCCCTCGGACACCTTCCTGGGCCTCAACACGGGCGAGGTCGCCACCTGGGTGGCCGAGTCCTCCCCGCCCGAGTACGAGGAGGTGCCGGAGCTGCGCCGCCTCATGCGCACGCTGCGCAAGCTGGACGCTTCGCAACTCAAGTTGATCGGCCTCGTTGCCGCGGCGTTGCAGAAGCGTTAA
- a CDS encoding response regulator, translating to MSEVRNRVLVVEDHADSRELLAEFLEALGYEVDVAEHGQQALERLRGAPRPAVMVLDLMMPVMSGWELMRYVREDPALRSLPVVVVSGAADAHPLPEGILGAVNKPVDLDVLRHFLREATRRC from the coding sequence ATGAGCGAAGTGCGCAACCGCGTCCTCGTCGTGGAGGACCATGCGGACAGCCGGGAGTTGCTCGCCGAGTTCCTCGAGGCGCTCGGCTACGAGGTGGACGTGGCCGAGCACGGTCAGCAGGCGCTCGAGCGGCTGCGGGGTGCGCCCCGGCCCGCGGTGATGGTGTTGGATTTGATGATGCCGGTGATGAGCGGCTGGGAGCTGATGCGCTACGTGCGCGAGGACCCGGCGCTGCGCTCGCTGCCGGTGGTGGTGGTGTCCGGCGCGGCGGATGCCCACCCGCTGCCCGAGGGCATCCTCGGCGCCGTGAACAAGCCGGTGGACCTGGACGTGCTGCGCCACTTCCTGCGTGAGGCGACGCGGCGCTGTTAG